tttactgtatttcaATTTTCATCTACAAAGTAATTAttcatgtgtttttcttctaCAAGGTTGAACTTTATTTCATCGCTCCATTGTACCACTTGAAATTAGAGGACAAAACCAAGAACAAGCGGGAATCACGATTACCATCAGGGTATATGCATACAGTAACATAGAAAAGAAGGAGCTAACTCCTTTTCAGGTTGCCAGAAGGTTATGCTACTACTGTTTTCAGGTATTGTATTTCATAATTATCTTGCAATTTTCTATAATTtgtttggatttttcattttaatCACCGTTTTCTGCCGGGTTTCCTTGTTTTCATCTTGTGTTTTTCTATTTTATCTATCTACTATTTTCTGATGGGTTTCCTTGTTCTCATCCTGTATTTTTCTGTTTCATTTGGCTCTGTAagtgtttgagaaaattcttcaacGAATCAGGCCTTTGATTAGActttcattattatattttgGTTAATTTGTTACTTCCCATAGGAAGGAGGGGATGGTAATTTGAGTCTAGGTACATCATAGCCGGTGACGATTCGATATTCCGCCAATTGGTTTTCATACGTGTTGGATTTTTGCTATTAATAATTCATTTTCATGGTTCTTCCTGAACTCTTAAGCCCAGGAAGAACCTGGAGTGGTTTAAGTTTTTTCGTGTCTTCTGagttttttccaaaataaaaatgTGTAAACAATTCAAATTAGAAAGGAGCTTCACTCTATTCGACAAAGTAATTTTGTAAAACCTTTCAAAATATAGATGTATCCAAAATAATTATACCTAATAATTATCATTAGGACAAGAATATCACGGGACATATAGCGGGTTTAGTGACTACATGTCCAATCGAATTAACTCAACTATTATCTGATAATATTTTGATATTTATACTTAATTAGGTGTATTTGGTATGACCAAAATCATTTTTATTGAGAAGACTCGTGGGAAATATCATAATTGACTAAAATTTATTCTCGACTAAATAATATAACCTATATGGATTTTTTTACACCAATGCACCCTACTTTTTACATTTATGTTCAAACATGAGATTACCTAATATAACTTTCCGACAGAATAAATTATCCAAACTAAATCGACAAGCTATGAGCTCAACGGAGCACATAATTACTCTTACCGTCATGTCTAACATTGAGTTGTTTCAATTGTTTTCTTCATATAATTCCTCAGGGTCAATTACTTTGTCCTACATTTTCATTCTTCACAGGTTGCAAGATACTCAAAAGATGGAGCATCGATATACCATCCATGAAATCACGCCATTTACTAGAGATTGGACTTGTAAAATACAAGTTGTTGACAAAATCCGTCCAAAAATTAGCAGAGATCACCGGGTGAACTTTCAAACAACTATCGTCCAGGACGAAAACGTAAGTTCACAAACATCTCAAGTACATAGTAAAGCTTCTACCATATCTGTAAACACTTTCTCCATCTTAGATGTTAACAAATTGCAGGAAGACCAAATCTGCATCATAACATATGGTCCTGAAGTCGCACATTATGACAACCTTGTCAAACATTTCCACACATACCTTATCTCGGCAGCTAAAGTTAGGGAACCGTCACGTTTTGCAATACCCATGCACAACTTCGAATGGGTCCTCGATACCTTCAGTATTGTCGAAGAAGTTATAGATAACAATGAAGAAGAATCAATGTTACCGTTGCCTTCAAGATTAAACATGGTGTCCTTTGCCGATATCGAGAAACAGATTCCAGGAGATGAATTCGGTAAAAAACACGACTTTATACtattttattttccgctgtaaaAATATTTGTGGCTTCTTCATTATCAAATTTAATTAATTGCATCCTACTTTTATACACGCATGCTTTTCTAAAGCAGACCTAGTGGCAGTTGTGGCAAATTGCGGTACCATGAAATATCAAGGCAGCGAAAACAGAAGATTTCAAGAAGCTATTCTTATAGACGACAAGTAAGTAATACACACTTTAACTACCTCTAACAACAAAATATGTATTTAAAACTGCATCCTTAATTTCATAGGAAAAAGCCTTTTCTGTTTACTATATGGGGAGAATTGGCTGACAAAGATGGAACTGAACTAGTGCAGCAGTTACATAGATACCCTGTTATTGTTGCAAAACGAATAGCTGTTTCTAACTTTAAACAAGGTATTCACAACTTACTTTACATCACACATGTACATTAATCTTGACCTTTATTCATTAACAAGTATATGACATGTAGACGTCCGACTAACAACAAGGTTCAACTCCTCAATCTTAATCGATCCTTTGTACCCGCAGCAGCAAAGTTAAATGAATTGGTATGAAACAGGTTTTATTTGCACACGAATACGTTCCATTGTTTCATACCATATTACACCAAAACAAAATCACAATATCTACTATTACATCGCAGGGCAAAGGACAACAATCAGATGCTAATTGAATACACTCTCAAAAGTACATCAGCATCGCCTTCGACACTAAATGTTGCACCTTTTGAAGATCAAATACTTTCTATTTCAAGCATTCCTTCACAGTCTACCGTGAGTATATTAAAACATATCAGTCGGACTTGGCATTGattgttcttttccttttatatcgTATTAAAAATACCCTATAGCGAGTTATTCTACGTTGTAATTACTAAGTagtatctttttattattttctaaacAAGCGCAAAGTTTTTATGTTGAAGGAGAAATATCATTACCAAGTGAATTCCAGTTTTTCTTCGTACTTCTATGCTTTGAATGCCAACATCTAACACGAATCAAGCGCAAAAAGAAAGTTCTCTGTATCAACTGCAAGCTAGAGAATGTTGATTCCAAGGTAATAGCAGCTCTTACTATTGACATACTATGACAAACGACATCTAACGGCTAAAACTTTATGATTACACAAACACAACAATGTAGATGTGAATTTGAAGTTGATGTCACAGACGGGAGCGGAACAATAACAGTAGTAGTTCGGACAAACTAGCTGAAACAATGCTTTCACTGACAGCAGACTAAATGTATGAAACTACCATTGTCCAGGTGTATATACTGACAACTCTAGATTCATTTTGCATCACTTCAAATTAATTTAAAGTCTTCACTTTACTCATTTTGTGGTAAATTTTCCCCCAAATAAACAATTATTACCCATTGAGCATATCAGAGAGAGCCTGCTAGACAAGCTGTTCAAAATTCATTTACAAAAATCACTACTCAGAACACCAGATAGGCCACCTGGTACCTTTGTCATTTTATCTTACACCCAGAAACAGACTGTCTTCGACTTGGCACAATCTTCAACATCAGCTACTATTGGCGAGGGAAGTAAAAGGAAGGTACAATCCATCACTTCTGAAGAAGCAGATCGCAGTCCATCGACAGAAGATGGAACCCCAAGAAAGAAACCAAAAGTACAATGACCAAGTCCTCTACAAAAATACTCAAGGTTAGAAATTAATACTTGATAGACTATACTTTTTTTAAGAGCTTTTAACTAAGTTAATTTGTATGTAAgaacaaaattaaagaaaatacagCTAACAAACAATAGCAAATACAAACAATAagtttatatataataaaagttTTGTCAGGTAGAAAGTGAACAAAATTGTTTGTCCATCCAAGCATGTATTCTAACTCTTTGTTAAATGATTTAGCAAGATGACATTTCCAAATCCCAAAAGAATTTCTGTTGTCTATTTGTACGCTACTTAATAAACAATTACATTTACTGCTCCCAATTTTCGTCCGTTAAACTGCTTATTTTATCCCCATTTTGTGTGAATAACTACGCAGATTTTCATGAACTGTTTATTATTACCTACGCAAACTAACTCTTTGAATAATCTTGTAAACCCGAGTAGCTCCCACTATATACACATTTATGTTTTCGTCGTACCTCCAAAACTTCAAAGCGTTTCATCAGAACTCTAATCCAAAAGTGAAAAAGGCAAATCTCAAAAGTTTTTTTGTTGTCTGCTTTAGCCTACTTAATGAACAATTACATTTATTGCTCTCAATTTCTGTCCATTAAAAAACTTATTTTATGTCAAAATAGACTTAAGGATTTTGCTCATACGGTAAAGCCTATGTTGCTATGCAAAACAAAATCTGTGTCCAATGTCTTCACAGCTCTTTGTCCAAATTACATATTCTCAACTACTCTTTTACACTTAACTTCCAATTTGTTTTTCGTACAGGTGCCTCATCACATTTGAAGTGCAACAAAGGTCGCCTCAATGTTATTTGATAGGCTATAGCAGTTGTAATACTTGCATTCAAGGAAGATTTTCGTTGTGTTGTCTACTGCAGTACAATATTTCACATTTTCTATAAATAGCTATGCAAACTGACTCTTACCAACACAAATTTTGCTGGTGTTGTTTACTGCAGTTCAATGTTCCACATTTTGTGTTTGAATTATCTGGTAAATCCAAGCAGCTTCCATTATATATGAATTTATGTTTTCAACAGTTTACTGTTAGCTACGCAAACTAACTCTTTGAATTATCTGGTAAATCCAGGCAGCTCCCATTATATATACATTTATGTTTTCAGTCATACCTCCAAAACTTCAAAGTGTTTCATGGTAACTCTAATCCAACAGTGAAACCATAGCCGCATACCTATACAAAATAATATGCAACCTTAGCTTAGTACTAACAAATTtactttgaaaaagaaaaaattactacCAACACCTAAAACGAAAACCCATCCGCTCAATGTTACCTGTATTCCCTTACGTTGATAAAGTAGCATAATATATAACAAAAAGCACAACGTTGTTCATGTTGGGCCCGGGCAAAGCCCGGGCTAACCCTACTAGTATGTTTATATACCAGGATAACAAATGGGTACAAGTTCACGCGACCATTGGGCCTTTTTGCCAAAAGAATTACTACTACATATTTTATCCTCGAAAATCGGAAAGAAAAGTTGCTGAAAATAGAGGCAAACTTCTTACCGTAAAGATGATCAATACCGTAGGAAAAAGATCCATTCAAAGTAATATTGTCTCAAGTAATGTTAGTAGCTATTTAGATTTATGCCATGTGATTCATAAACTAATTAATGGCTATGATTCAAATCAGTTCCTATACTtaccaaaaaactaaaaataaaaatacatatactaGCGGTAGCCGTAATCTATTCATGTTTATTACTTAAACTGCAAATTAAATAACGTAAAATGCAGTGCTCTCTATAAATGATTATACTGGAAtgatatttcttctatttttttgaaAGCAATCTTACAAAAAATACACTAAATTACAAATACAAGTATCCATCTTTTATATGTACGTGGTGCCAAATATTATCAAATTTCTTAATAACGATTTTTTGGAAAATTCATCTGGTGCccatattttactttattttacattATAAAAGTAAGAAACATGATTAATATTAACGACAGTTGTTAGATAAGTATAGGAATTAAAATGAATCTTAGccattaattattttatgatccacatggcataaatataaaaatttattgaaCATTATTTGAGACAATATTACTTGATCGGATCTTTTTCCCTTTTGGAAGAACCCTTTTGGGAACGTGTTAGTTTTGGAAAACTACGTATTATAGTTgttcttaaaaataataacaaaaataatttatattttttgtatataaatatataagtaATTATTTTTTATCGACCAATCAAATGTGTAACTTTGTCGTTTCACATTCAAAGAGCTTCCTCAAAACACTGTTCAATCTCCACCGAGGCTTTGGTAAAAATTACACGGGCCACCCTATTTTGTCGCCCCAATTTAACCTATACccgtatttttaaaattatttaacatATACCCTAATTTTGACAACTTCAGAAGCCTCATCTTCTTCCTCCTGACCTATGCActcctttcttcttcctcttcttcttttctctctcaaacaCATGAGACTTTGATTGGATATGAAGTATACAGTGATCTAGCAGTAGGGtatgagttttgaattaaagTCACCATTAAAAGATCTTGAAAACTCAAATTAATAATTGAGATGTTGAAGATCTAATCTTGAAATCATCTGGGTatttaaatatgaaatttcaGGTTTGTTAATCCAAATTATTTGACTAAAATCCTTGGACCTGCATTCCTTGTTGGAAACGTGATTGAACATTGTCCGGGAGTGTGAAACTCGAAGAAGCATCCGGAGCTCAATTATTGAACGTGTTCAAAGATACGAGTCTGAAGTCTGGGACTGCAGGGTCAAACTTTCTCTGAAGTTTGCAATTGTCAAGCTAGACTATCTGAAGTTCAAATATAACAAGCTaattttgtctgaagtttgcactacaaaTTGAAGAACTTTAGACTAATTTatctgaagtttgcactatgaAGTGAAACTGATAGCTTTACACATGCATGAAATTGATTTAATACGTTTACTCTATAGTAATTGTTGAATAGACGTAGTTGCATGTGTCTCTTCAACAAACCAAGCTCCACATACATTATTTTCAAGATTTTGCTATGAAGAGGCTttatctcattcattatttaattCTTAGAAGCTCCGTTGATCTTAAATCATTCACCAACTCTTCACAGGGGCCACAAATAGAGGGCTACTGTATAGTCTGTATTATAGGAGTACAAAGAAAATCGATTACCTTTGTAAGTTAGGTCAAACTTTAGgtgaaaatatttaaaagtttTGCTTTAATAAGGCCACACTTCATGCAAAAAAATTATAAAGTTCAAACTTTAGACATACACAACTGAAGCTTTACAACAGAATCTTTGCACTATGAACTGAAATTTGCccttgcactatgaactgaaATTTGCCTTTGCGCTATGAACTGAAGTTTGTCTGATTGGctttgcaagtcaggccaaacttcaggcaaaaatatctgaagttttgctttgataaggctacacttcaggcaaaaaattctgaagttcaaactccagacataaatttttgctacttcaggcccgtatgtCTAAAGTTGCCCGAAAAGTGGGCAGACTTATtgaccttaagtgcatctgaagtgtaattttttacttcacacttattggccttaagtgcatgaaaccattggttgcacttcagacatatttggccttaagtgcatttgaagtgcaattttttcattTCAGACTAATTTGTTTTAACTTCAGAcccgataagtctgaagttgatcgtaaagtgggtacacttgcaattattttttgtaaagtgagtataaattcaattgtgaTCCCAAAaccgggtatagatgcaaaagccCCGAGGCTTTGCCAAATATGGGCCTCTACCGCAGACGCCAAAAACCCAATCATTATTCTCGAGCTGGCTTTACCAGATAATGGGCCTATATGGCAGTCGGCATAAAGCCCAATCCATGATATAAGTATTCGAATTTGTCAAACTTAAAGGACCAAAACTGATCAGGAATATATTtaagggatacattaaagcctaCCAGAAACATAAGGGACCATTTTGTCATTTCCTCATTAGCCACCCTATCCTTAAAACCTCCAAATACATCGTCTCTCGGAGTCGGACTTGTTTCCCGACGCCTTATGGTTTAACAGTTAGTCCGATTGAAAATGGCGGCGTCAACTACTTTCGGCCTTCGTTCACTACCCTCTAATCAATGGCTACACAAACTCCGGACTCGAACAGCAACTGCATCAATACGTTCACGTTCATTCACTACTCTCGCTTCTCTTTCTCCCGTTGAAGATACCGAAGACattcaattgaacataaattcCAATGAAAATGTCCAAGCAACAGTGCCTAGTACTAGTAACAACAACAATGTCAAGTCGAAGAAGCCTTATTTTCCAAAGCGAGGGCAAACATTAGAGCTAGTATGTGAATCCCTTGCTTTCAAGGGAAAAGGCGTTTGCAAAGTTGCTGACACTGGTTTTGTACTCATGTGTGATCGTGCACTCCCTGGAGAACGATTTATTGGCCGCGTCACTCGCAAAAGAGAGAATTATGCCGAGGTATCTGCTTTTTTTCTCTCCTTTAATTCAAGTCTGATTTAATTACATTCCTCGTTTATCGCTATATATACACGTTTATacttattattttgtttttaaagttATTTAGTTCGCTTTTAGATTGGCGAGGATAATATAGGCGAAATTTATTGGAAATGTTTTTAGTACTTGTACCCAATTTGTTGATTGATGTTATGCTGGTTGATAAGGATGGCAGGTGAAGAAATTGAAAACCATAACGCCGCATTTAAACTATGTTGAAGCACCGTGTGAACATGCTTCGCATTGTGGAGGTTGCAAGACGCAGAACTTGTCATATGGAGCTCAGCTCAGGGCCAAGGAGCAACAAGTTCGCGACCTGGTTGTACACGTGGGCAAGTTTTCTGATCGAGAGCCAGTATTTGCTGATGCTATGAAACCCATTGTTCCTTGTGATATCCAATTTCACTATAGGAATAAGGTCAGTAGAGGATTTCCCTATATTCACAATTTGGATATTGCTTAAATGTTGACGTAAACTTCTGCTCACTGTTACTAATAATGGAATCTAACACAGCATTACTAGGGTGGTTTTCTTTTTGGTGGTGTCTCGACTTGAAAGACCTACAATCTCTTGGAATCCACATCGACCTAGCGAAAATTCGGGCATAGTAGAACAGAAAGTTCTTTTTGGGGATAGGCGAACCAATTAGTTAGGAATATGTTAGTATGTTTACGTTAGGCCTTATGCTTTCTAGGATTCTTTTAGTTCTTTATTATTTGTATAATATAAAATATGGGTCTAGGATGATCTTAAATGGAGGGGTATGATCTTGTGCCGATTTATATAGCCAAACCTGGCTTGCTTGGTATTCAGGCGTACTTACCAAAAGATTTCCACATGCTTGAATGCAGTGTTGATTTAATCTGTAATGCATTAGgttattaaattatttccaacTTAACCTaaattatttatcttttttcttatgGCGGTGCTCGGGCCAGTTTGTGACTAACCCATCTACCTCTCATTAGTAGAATATCAAATAAGTCTACCCACCAAATTCTAGACAGATGGCAAGAATTCACTCTATCACCTTTGTTGGAATCCAAACCTCATTACCAAAGTTATTACTACAATTCTTCGACTTCTAGGCTACCTTCTTAGGGCAGAATTTACTCGAAACTCAAAATGAAATAAGGTTAGAAGAGCCTTTCAAGAACAttagagaaagaaaaaattaagttgttatttgcttaatttagAAGTGCAGGGAGCTAATTTAAGGGAGACCTAGGTAATTATATATTCGGGTAGTGTAGAAAGGTGTTGGAACTTTTCTTAGCAATAGTTTCTGTGGTTTAATATCAGTTAACTTGAGTCAAATTGCAGAAATCCACTTTAATTTTTCTTGTAATTATGAGAAAAATAAATTGTTTTCTTTGAGGTCAATAATCTCCGGGTATGTGTATATAGCACTGtgcttttatcttttcttttctttttctgtttcacCCACTCGTCTTGTCTTCTTATGATGGTCTTATATGAGCATAATAGTCCTTACATTCAGAAAGTTATAGGGGAAATAGAATGACCAAAAACAATTAAGAGTTAATAAACAATGGatcctttactttatttttctgctTTGTGATGCAGATGGAGTTCTCGTTTGGCCCAAAGGGCTGGGTACCTGCTGAACAATTGCAAGACGATACAGAGGGCTCTCGCTATGCTTTGGGTCTGCATGCCCCTGGCTGTTTTGATAAGATTTTAAATGTGAATAAGTGCTTACTGCAAAGTGATTCCGGCAATGAGGTATGTTATGTGCTTTTTGAAACTAGTTAGGTTGATAGAGGCCAAATGTCTTTTTTCTCTTGTACATGGTCTTTTGACTCACTTACAGTTTTTCTGGTGCATGGAATAAAGAACTTTTTGAACTGTATTGTAGCATGGATCTAAGGCTTAGTGGTGACTGGGGTGAAGTGAACTGGTGAGTGGACCAATCTGGTGCTGCACTGTACCATTGTACTGGAAGCAGTGCTGGTGCCTATTGTAGGGAGGAAATAAGGAGGCGGGAAACATCAAACATGAAAGGATGTTCTTAACCTCCCGCCCTCCGCCCCCACTCCCCACCCCAAAAAAATGAACTGGGGGAGttgaggcggatgaagaaagtgAGGAAACTTTTCCTAGATATTGATAAGAGATGGAGGAAAGTAGCATTGAGAACGTGTTGGGAGAATGGAAAATGGGGAAGCAAGAAATAGAAGAGAGTTAAAAGCTGGGAATATAGCATTATAAGAAAAATTCTACATCGGGGATTGCTTGACAATCTGAACTATATATCATGAATATGGCAAAGTTGCGTTATTCTTCTGTCGCATGAATTTCAGAATTTTGTGGTgctaaattttttttcttttctctttttggcttttGATTGGTTAGTGTAGAATGGAGGAGTGGTCATGTCTCTTTTACATAGGTCTACACGAGTATGCACCTTTTTACTGAACCTGAACAAAATAGTGCTTCTTAAAAATGCATGAAGATGTAAAGATGATTCTAGTTACagcttaaaaaaaaagaatagataCATTCTAGTTAGTATGCTTCAAGGCACTGGTAGCTTCTTTAATACATCCTTATTCCTGGTGTCTATTTTAGATTTATCCAATATTAAGCAACTTTGGGGCTTAGACCGGATTGTCTTTGTTGGCTTTTCAAGATCATTTCCACCCTTTTCTTGTCTATGCTTCTAGTTTTTTGGAGGTTACTCCAAAAAATTTTAATGCCTTGGGAGGGGGAGGGTGAAAGAGGCATTTGATAAGAACTAGTTTGGGATCAGCAACCGAAAGGTTTTCGTTTAGTGAACTCTTGCCACCCTATCTTATTTGACCTACATTCCATTTAGATTGGTTCAATACTGAAATCTTTCCTTAATCGTCGTAACTACCAACTTCAAAAAGTCAAATAACATTTTGAGATGTTATTTAAATGTAAAATTGGATCACTTAATACTAACATTATGATCCTCATATGAGTATTCTATATTATGGAACTTAGTAATAACATTCCAAAAAGGGGTGAAGTGGTATAAATTAAGAGTAAAAAAAGAGGTATAAATTAATTATTCAGGAAAAAAGACAGGCGTATAAGCCCTCCGCCAAGCTAAGTAAatctggtatttaagtggagaagggtaaaGGGGGCCCATTATCCCCGAGTTTCGAAGGATGCTGTTGGTACAAGGGTTGGTTCCCGACTGATTATCCGGTCATAAAAAAAGAGGTATAACAAAGCACGGCGTTGACGGTAGCATAGGTGTACAGGGAGGAGGAAGTTGGAG
This DNA window, taken from Nicotiana tabacum cultivar K326 chromosome 4, ASM71507v2, whole genome shotgun sequence, encodes the following:
- the LOC107819941 gene encoding uncharacterized protein LOC107819941 isoform X2; the protein is MEHRYTIHEITPFTRDWTCKIQVVDKIRPKISRDHRVNFQTTIVQDENEDQICIITYGPEVAHYDNLVKHFHTYLISAAKVREPSRFAIPMHNFEWVLDTFSIVEEVIDNNEEESMLPLPSRLNMVSFADIEKQIPGDEFDLVAVVANCGTMKYQGSENRRFQEAILIDDKAKDNNQMLIEYTLKSTSASPSTLNVAPFEDQILSISSIPSQSTEKYHYQVNSSFSSYFYALNANI
- the LOC107819941 gene encoding replication protein A 70 kDa DNA-binding subunit B isoform X1, which encodes MEHRYTIHEITPFTRDWTCKIQVVDKIRPKISRDHRVNFQTTIVQDENEDQICIITYGPEVAHYDNLVKHFHTYLISAAKVREPSRFAIPMHNFEWVLDTFSIVEEVIDNNEEESMLPLPSRLNMVSFADIEKQIPGDEFDLVAVVANCGTMKYQGSENRRFQEAILIDDKKKPFLFTIWGELADKDGTELVQQLHRYPVIVAKRIAVSNFKQDVRLTTRFNSSILIDPLYPQQQS